In Aspergillus luchuensis IFO 4308 DNA, chromosome 1, nearly complete sequence, the following are encoded in one genomic region:
- a CDS encoding uncharacterized protein (CAZy:CE4;~COG:Q;~EggNog:ENOG410Q18D;~InterPro:IPR002509,IPR037950,IPR011330,IPR036291, IPR002347;~PFAM:PF00106,PF13561,PF01522;~go_function: GO:0003824 - catalytic activity [Evidence IEA];~go_function: GO:0016810 - hydrolase activity, acting on carbon-nitrogen (but not peptide) bonds [Evidence IEA];~go_process: GO:0005975 - carbohydrate metabolic process [Evidence IEA];~go_process: GO:0055114 - oxidation-reduction process [Evidence IEA]) produces the protein MPPSFLGLEGLHVFVAGAAGDIGRRAVQEFLDQGCKVTAFDLHNVEIPETNRNDVHPRLHILKGDDTNEESIQSCISQASQRLGPISVLVVNSITTGQGNDLPIWDLPLDTWERTSRANLRGTFLTIKHFLRAAQTAQQSAGKQLENLAIVVAGGETPGQAKLYTELTQRVKNDIVRLNSQARINIIAPVEPAAGTQADSIPRTIAFLASHRAAGHLTGQCLNLSNNTQSESTSTSLTPSIPRSLTRVSKKIRVAISIDLDAVSGWLGTGKSPDNILADYSAGFFGAKVGVPRLLKMLKKLNLADRCTWFVPGHSAESFPDEVQQVVDSGCEIALHGYAHEGAYQMTPEQERDVLVKCIEIAKKLTGKKPVGYRAPLYQLRESTLDLLEEFGFEYDSSITEHDSYPIFAPRRPAIEPIDFSKPAASWMKPLPASSDRRPLVCVPCNWYMEDMTPMQFLPHAPNSHGYTDARVMENMWKDRFLWIRENEEEPLFPILMHPDTSGMVHVIGMQERFLNWLKSWGDEVEFCQTVEVAKWFREKEMGKSA, from the exons ATGCCTCCATCATTCCTAGGCCTTGAGGGCCTTCACGTCTTCGTCGCTGGTGCCGCAGGAGATATCGGTAGGCGAGCGGTGCAGGAATTCCTAG ACCAAGGATGCAAAGTCACGGCGTTTGATCTGCATAATGTGGAAATCCCCGAAACAAACAGAAACGATGTGCATCCTAGACTTCACATCCTCAAGGGCGATGATACAAATGAGGAATCCATTCAATCATGCATTTCCCAAGCCAGCCAACGCCTCGGCCCCATCAGTGTCCTCGTCGTCAATTCCATAACCACTGGACAAGGAAATGACCTTCCCATATGGGATCTTCCACTGGACACCTGGGAGAGAACGTCCCGTGCCAATTTACGGGGAACCTTCCTCACGATCAAGCACTTCTTGCGAGCTGCACAAACAGCCCAGCAGTCTGCTGGCAAGCAGCTAGAAAACCTTGCTATTGTTGTGGCAGGAGGCGAGACACCTGGACAGGCTAAATTGTACACTGAGTTGACCCAGAGGGTGAAGAACGATATAGTCCGTCTCAACAGTCAGGCGAGAATCAACATCATTGCCCCAGTTGAACCCGCAGCAGGGACGCAAGCAGACTCAATTCCCCGAACCATAGCATTCCTAGCCTCCCACCGCGCGGCCGGACACCTTACAGGCCAATGCCTCAACCTGAGTAACAATACGCAAAGCGAATCTACCTCAACCAGCCTTACCCCGTCCATCCCCAGATCCCTCACCAGAGTCAGCAAAAAAATCCGCGTCGCCATAAGCATCGACCTAGACGCCGTCTCCGGCTGGCTCGGCACCGGCAAAAGCCCAGACAACATCCTAGCCGACTACTCagcgggcttcttcggcgcGAAAGTCGGCGTTCCGCGTCTTCTGAAAatgctcaagaagctcaaTCTCGCAGACCGCTGCACGTGGTTTGTCCCGGGCCACTCTGCCGAGAGTTTCCCGGACGAAGTACAACAAGTAGTCGACTCCGGCTGCGAGATAGCACTGCACGGCTACGCCCACGAAGGTGCCTACCAAATGACGCCGGAACAAGAGCGCGACGTCCTAGTCAAGTGCATCGAGATTGCCAAGAAACTCACGGGAAAGAAACCAGTTGGCTATCGAGCTCCCTTATACCAGCTCCGTGAATCAACTCTAGATCTATTGGAAGAATTCGGATTCGAATATG ACTCCTCCATTACCGAGCACGACAGCTACCCCATCTTCGCTCCCCGCCGCCCAGCCATCGAACCCATCGACTTTTCCAAGCCCGCCGCAAGCTGGATGAAACCCCTCCCAGCTTCCTCAGACCGACGCCCTCTCGTTTGTGTCCCTTGCAACTGGTACATGGAAGACATGACGCCAATGCAGTTTCTTCCTCATGCACCGAACTCACATGGCTACACGGACGCGCGGGTCATGGAGAATATGTGGAAAGATCGGTTCCTGTGGATCAGAGAGAACGAGGAGGAGCCGCTGTTCCCTATTCTCATGCATCCCGATACGAGTGGCATGGTGCATGTGATCGGGATGCAGGAACGGTTTTTGAATTGGTTGAAGAGCTggggggatgaggtggagTTTTGTCAAACGGTGGAGGTGGCCAAGTGGTttagggagaaggagatggggaaATCTGCCTAG
- a CDS encoding uncharacterized protein (COG:S;~EggNog:ENOG410PMVQ;~TransMembrane:7 (o23-42i54-75o112-130i142-166o186-206i218-236o256-275i)), translated as MLHSSEMASLDSAFATSFAKETWALYSVGVLGAILRFVARIRRLGYQNLQADDYLMLFAVVWYTLLCVALNEVAFGGGSNLMDENDRKHLTPAIKADRVRGSKWVFVSEHSFLLAIYAMKACMLVIYARITEGLRQRKWVTYLAVYVALGFVGNELSLFLICRPLSNYWAVPTPYDQCSTYQYYEIVQGCLSISADVFMLIIGLPLMVQVRVPLKQKLILLILFGMGIFVIVAALLNKLYCLVPSLISYVYMNWYFREATVAILVTNLPLVWSLLRDVFPALKSWTGGSRRGTTERYRTGPWTSKGSAFRHYGPHSQLQSGEYSMHNYNQSTVVAPQKTISEVSLEPSEDREPSEDGSERALRIRQDVTVTVERETRPPEYWESKKAQTSEGRLPEP; from the exons AT GCTGCACTCAAGTGAGATGGCGAGCCTAGACTCTGCCTTTGCGACGAGCTTCGCAAAAGAGACATGGGCCCTATACAGCGTGGGAGTATTGGGGGCCATCCTACGATT CGTAGCACGAATACGCCGATTAGGTTACCAGAACCTTCAAGCAGATGATTACTTGATGCTATTCGCGGTGGTCTGGTATACTTTATTATGTGTCGCTCTCAATGAAGTCGCCTTTGGAGGCGGATCAAACCTGATGGACGAGAATGATAGAAAGCACTTAACGCCTGCCATCAAGGCGGATCGTGTCAGGGGAAGCAAATGGGTCTTTGTATCGGAGCattccttcctccttgctATCTATGCCATGAAGGCATGCATGTTGGTTATATATGCCCGCATCAC CGAAGGATTACGCCAACGAAAATGGGTGACTTATCTCGCTGTCTATGTCGCCCTTGGCTTCGTTGGCAATGAATTGTCTTTGTTCCTAATTTGCCGGCCTTTATCGAATTACTGGGCCGTGCCTACTCCCTACG ACCAATGCTCGACATATCAGTACTATGAAATTGTTCAGGGATGTCTATCAATATCTGCGGACGTCTTCATGCTTATCATTGGCCTCCCACTTATGGTTCAAGTTCGAGTGCCTCTTAAGCAGAAGTTGATTCTCTTGATCCTATTCGGCATGGGAATCTTCGTCATTGTCGCAGCCCTCCTGAACAAACTCTATTGTCTCGTTCCTTCTCTCATCTCCTATGTTTACATGAACTGGTATTTCCGGGAAGCGACAGTAGCTATCCTGGTCACCAACCTACCCCTTGTTTGGTCTCTCCTTCGCGATGTGTTCCCCGCGCTCAAGAGTTGGACCGGAGGGTCACGACGCGGAACCACCGAACGGTATCGGACTGGTCCCTGGACAAGTAAGGGATCTGCATTTCGTCACTACGGTCCCCACAGTCAGTTGCAATCTGGCGAATACAGCATGCACAACTACAACCAGAGCACCGTTGTTGCGCCCCAGAAGACTATTTCGGAAGTCAGCCTGGAGCCGAGCGAAGATCGCGAGCCCAGCGAGGACGGCTCCGAACGAGCCCTCAGAATCCGACAGGATGTGACGGTGACGGTGGAGCGTGAGACACGACCACCTGAGTATTGGGAGTCCAAGAAGGCCCAAACTTCAGAAGGCCGACTCCCGGAACCATGA
- the HSP98 gene encoding ATP-dependent Clp protease ATP-binding subunit (COG:O;~EggNog:ENOG410PGGQ;~InterPro:IPR028299,IPR003959,IPR003593,IPR004176, IPR027417,IPR041546,IPR019489,IPR018368,IPR036628, IPR001270;~PFAM:PF10431,PF00004,PF17871,PF07724,PF02861, PF00158,PF07728;~go_function: GO:0005524 - ATP binding [Evidence IEA];~go_function: GO:0016887 - ATPase activity [Evidence IEA]): protein MNGAQFTDRANKALLDSSSLAEQYSHSQILPVHLAVSLLNPSPDESKDQQAPAHPSHETSSAPLFRQVVERAHGDPQLLERSLMKMLVRLPSQDPPPETVSVSPALAKVIRSASELSKTQKDSYVAIDHLILSAAQDSQVQRALADANIPNVKLIDSAVQQIRGTKRVDSKTADAESENENLKKFTIDMTALAREGKIDPVIGREEEIRRVIRILSRRTKNNPVLIGEPGVGKTTIVEGLARRIVNADIPANLAQCRLLSLDVGSLVAGSKYRGEFEERMKGVLKEIEESKDTIVLFVDEIHLLMGAGSSGEGGMDAANLLKPMLARGQLHCIGATTLGEYRKYIEKDQAFERRFQQVLVKEPSVPETISILRGLKEKYEVHHGVNILDGAIVSAATLAARYLTARRLPDSAVDLIDEAAAAVRVTRESEPEALDNLERKLRQLQIEIHALEREKDDASKARLEAAKQEAANVTEELRPMREKYESEKQRSKSIQDAKIKLDSLKVKRDEAERSGDTQTAADLEYYAIPETKALIERLEIDRAKADEERRARQGDAGEALLADAVGPDQINEIVARWTGIPVTRLKTTEKDKLLNMERYLGKIVVGQKEAVTSVSNAIRLQRSGLSNPNSPPSFLFCGPSGTGKTLLTKALAEFLFDDPKAMIRFDMSEYQERHSLSRMIGAPPGYVGHDAGGQLTESLRRRPFSILLFDEVEKAAKEVLTVLLQLMDDGRITDGQGRIVDAKNCIVVMTSNLGAEFLARPTTKDGRIDPQTRELVMGALRDYFLPEFLNRISSTVIFNRLTKREIRKIVDLRLEEVQRRLENNDRNVIIQCSDEVKDYLGEAGYSPAYGARPLGRIIEREVLNRLAVLILRGSVRDGEVARVVMREGRIDVLPNHEIPVDEDQDMIDEDDDALAEMEDGSGDMDLYDE, encoded by the coding sequence ATGAACGGCGCCCAATTCACAGATAGAGCCAACAAGGCCTTGCTGGACTCCAGCAGCCTGGCAGAGCAATACTCTCACTCACAGATCCTCCCTGTTCATCTCGCCGTCTCTCTCCTCAACCCTTCTCCCGATGAATCCAAAGACCAGCAAGCCCCCGCTCATCCTTCCCACGaaacctcctccgccccccTCTTCCGCCAGGTCGTCGAACGCGCCCATGGCGATCCACAACTCCTGGAACGATCCCTCATGAAAATGCTGGTTCGTCTCCCTTCTCAGGATCCTCCGCCAGAGACCGTCAGTGTCTCTCCTGCACTTGCCAAGGTCATCCGGTCGGCATCCGAACTTTCCAAGACGCAAAAGGATAGCTACGTCGCCATcgaccacctcatcctctctgCCGCGCAGGACTCACAGGTTCAGCGCGCTTTGGCCGATGCCAACATTCCCAACGTCAAGTTGATCGATAGTGCTGTCCAGCAGATCCGTGGTACAAAACGGGTCGACTCCAAGACTGCCGATGCCGAAAGCGAAAACGAGAACCTGAAGAAATTCACCATCGACATGACTGCTTTGGCCAGAGAGGGAAAGATTGACCCTGTCATTGGCCGTGAAGAGGAAATCCGTCGGGTGATTCGCATCCTGAGTCGACGGACCAAGAACAACCCAGTACTCATCGGTGAGCCCGGTGTTGGAAAGACCACCATCGTTGAGGGCCTGGCTCGTCGTATCGTGAACGCAGATATTCCGGCCAACCTGGCTCAATGCCGGCTGCTGTCTCTCGATGTCGGCTCGCTTGTTGCAGGCAGCAAGTATCGCGGAGAATTCGAAGAGCGGATGAAGGGCGTTCTGAAGGAGATCGAAGAATCAAAAGACACTATTGTTCTCTTTGTCGATGAAATTCATTTGCTCATGGGCGCAGGCTCCAGCGGCGAAGGTGGCATGGATGCTGCCAACCTGCTGAAGCCCATGCTCGCTCGTGGTCAATTGCACTGCATCGGTGCGACCACGCTGGGCGAATACCGCAAGTACATCGAAAAGGACCAGGCTTTCGAGCGTCGTTTCCAGCAAGTCCTCGTCAAGGAGCCTTCCGTTCCGgagaccatctccatcctgcGTGGTCTCAAGGAGAAGTATGAAGTGCATCACGGTGTTAACATCCTCGACGGTGCTATCGTGTCCGCTGCCACGCTGGCTGCGCGCTACTTGACCGCACGCCGACTCCCCGACTCGGCAGTTGACCTGATCGATGAAGCCGCCGCTGCCGTGCGGGTGACCCGCGAATCCGAACCCGAAGCGCTAGACAACCTGGAGAGAAAGCTCCGTCAGTTGCAGATTGAAATCCACGCTCTCGAGCGCGAGAAGGACGATGCTTCCAAAGCCCGTCTGGAGGCCGCCaagcaagaagcagccaACGTTACCGAAGAGCTGCGTCCTATGCGCGAGAAATACGAGAGCGAGAAGCAGCGCAGCAAGTCCATCCAGGACGCCAAGATCAAGCTCGACTCCCTCAAGGTCAAGCGTGATGAAGCAGAGCGCTCTGGTGACACCCAGACCGCCGCCGATCTCGAGTACTACGCTATTCCCGAAACCAAGGCTCTCATTGAGCGACTTGAGATCGACCGTGCTAAGGCTGATGAAGAGCGACGGGCACGCCAGGGCGATGCCGGCGAAGCTCTGCTCGCGGACGCAGTCGGTCCCGACCAAATCAACGAAATCGTCGCCCGTTGGACCGGTATCCCCGTGACCCGGCTCAAGACCACCGAAAAGGACAAGCTGCTGAACATGGAGAGATACCTGGGCAAGATCGTCGTTGGTCAAAAGGAAGCGGTGACCTCAGTCTCCAACGCCATCCGACTCCAGCGGTCTGGTCTCAGCAACCCCAACTCACCCCCTAGCTTCCTGTTCTGCGGTCCCTCCGGAACCGGTAAGACCTTGCTGACCAAGGCTCTGGCCGAATTTCTCTTCGACGACCCCAAGGCCATGATCCGCTTCGACATGTCCGAATACCAAGAACGTCACTCCCTGAGCCGCATGATCGGCGCACCCCCGGGCTACGTCGGCCACGATGCCGGCGGCCAACTAACCGAGAGCCTGCGCCGCCGACCCTTCTcgatcctcctcttcgatgAAGTCGAAAAGGCCGCTAAGGAAGTCCTAACTGTCCTCCTACAACTCATGGACGACGGCCGCATCACTGATGGCCAAGGCAGAATCGTCGACGCCAAGAACTGCATCGTAGTCATGACCTCCAACCTGGGTGCCGAATTCCTCGCCCGCCCAACCACCAAGGACGGCCGCATTGACCCTCAAACCCGCGAGCTGGTCATGGGCGCCCTGCGCGACTACTTCCTCCCTGAATTCCTCAACCGTATCTCCAGCACCGTCATCTTCAACCGTCTCACCAAGCGCGAGATCCGCAAGATCGTCGACCTCCGTCTGGAAGAGGTACAGCGCCGTCTGGAGAACAATGACCGCAACGTCATTATCCAATGCTCCGACGAAGTCAAGGATTACCTCGGTGAAGCAGGTTACTCCCCTGCTTATGGTGCTCGTCCGCTAGGACGCATCATCGAGCGCGAGGTGCTGAACCGTTTGGCTGTGTTGATTCTGCGCGGTAGTGTGCGTGATGGTGAAGTCGCGAGGGTGGTCATGCGTGAGGGCCGCATCGATGTTCTTCCTAATCATGAGATTCCGGTCGATGAGGATCAGGATAtgatcgatgaggatgatgatgcgttggcggagatggaggatggtAGTGGAGATATGGATTTGTATGATGAGTAG